One genomic window of Cellulophaga sp. Hel_I_12 includes the following:
- a CDS encoding HopJ type III effector protein: protein MTLQDFKNKLQQTPEKVEFLDTMAVIEANYEFTPTAFSNGTLHNASGENSGSCKLFSFAQKQGFSKEETLACFGQYYFDAVVNNPKGTDHQNIRNFIKTGFDQLTFDSEVLIEK, encoded by the coding sequence ATGACATTACAGGATTTTAAAAACAAACTACAGCAAACACCTGAAAAAGTAGAATTCTTGGATACTATGGCGGTTATTGAAGCCAACTATGAGTTTACACCAACAGCTTTTTCAAACGGAACACTCCATAATGCCTCAGGAGAAAATTCAGGTTCTTGTAAATTATTTTCCTTTGCTCAAAAACAAGGTTTTTCTAAAGAAGAAACTCTAGCCTGTTTTGGGCAGTATTATTTTGATGCTGTTGTAAATAATCCAAAGGGTACAGACCACCAAAACATTAGAAATTTTATAAAAACTGGTTTTGACCAATTGACCTTTGATTCAGAAGTACTTATTGAAAAATAA
- the rsmI gene encoding 16S rRNA (cytidine(1402)-2'-O)-methyltransferase: MGKLYIVPTPIGNLEDITLRAIRILKEVDLILAEDTRTSGKLLQHLGVTTPMQSHHMHNEHKTVDGIIKRLSAGETIAVISDAGTPAISDPGFLLTRACVEHDIEVDCLPGATAFVPALVNSGLPNDKFVFEGFLPVKKGRQTRLTFLADETRTIIFYESPHKLLKTLANFIDYFGADRQVSVSRELTKLYEETIRGTATEVLEHYTNKPPKGEIVIVVAGKK; encoded by the coding sequence ATGGGTAAATTATATATTGTTCCAACACCAATAGGCAATCTCGAGGACATAACACTCAGAGCCATTCGTATTTTAAAAGAAGTAGACTTAATTCTCGCTGAAGATACCCGTACCAGTGGTAAACTTTTACAGCACCTTGGGGTGACAACACCCATGCAAAGCCATCATATGCACAATGAGCATAAAACAGTAGATGGCATTATAAAAAGGTTAAGCGCAGGGGAAACTATTGCTGTAATTTCTGATGCTGGAACGCCTGCCATTTCGGATCCTGGATTTTTATTGACTCGCGCTTGTGTGGAACATGATATTGAGGTTGATTGTTTGCCCGGGGCAACGGCCTTCGTACCTGCCTTGGTCAATAGTGGTTTGCCTAATGATAAATTTGTTTTTGAAGGGTTTTTGCCTGTAAAAAAAGGGAGACAAACTCGATTGACCTTTTTAGCGGATGAAACAAGAACCATCATTTTTTACGAATCGCCACATAAATTATTAAAAACATTAGCCAATTTTATTGATTATTTTGGGGCTGATAGACAAGTTTCTGTTTCGCGTGAGTTAACTAAATTATATGAAGAGACCATTCGCGGGACAGCCACAGAAGTATTAGAGCACTATACCAACAAGCCTCCAAAAGGAGAAATTGTGATTGTTGTTGCGGGTAAAAAATAG
- a CDS encoding thymidine kinase: MFLENTVNPKEQFGWIEVICGSMFSGKTEELIRRLKRAQFAKQKVEIFKPQVDTRYNEEMVVSHDANEIRSTPVPAAANIRLLADGCDVVGIDEAQFFDDEIINVCNDLANKGVRVLVAGLDMDFKGNPFGPMPALMATAEYVTKVHAICTRTGNLANYSFRKSSNDKLVLLGETEAYEPLSRAAFYKAMLREKVKDIEVTAEQIKDSNINSDVKSTRNSSGN, from the coding sequence ATGTTTCTTGAAAATACTGTTAACCCTAAAGAACAATTTGGCTGGATCGAAGTTATTTGTGGTTCTATGTTCTCTGGAAAAACAGAGGAATTGATCAGAAGACTCAAAAGAGCCCAGTTCGCCAAGCAAAAAGTTGAAATATTCAAGCCTCAAGTTGATACCCGCTACAATGAAGAAATGGTCGTTTCACATGATGCTAATGAAATTAGATCTACGCCGGTACCTGCAGCGGCAAATATTAGGCTATTAGCTGATGGTTGTGATGTGGTAGGAATCGACGAGGCTCAGTTTTTTGATGATGAAATTATTAATGTGTGTAATGATTTGGCCAATAAAGGAGTACGCGTTTTGGTTGCTGGATTAGATATGGATTTTAAAGGAAATCCTTTTGGACCAATGCCAGCTTTAATGGCTACAGCAGAATATGTAACTAAAGTTCATGCTATCTGTACCCGAACAGGAAATTTAGCCAATTATAGTTTTAGAAAATCTTCGAACGATAAATTAGTGCTTTTAGGAGAAACCGAAGCTTACGAACCATTAAGTAGAGCTGCTTTTTATAAGGCGATGCTTAGGGAAAAAGTTAAAGATATTGAGGTAACAGCTGAACAAATTAAAGATTCAAACATAAATTCTGATGTCAAAAGCACAAGAAACAGTTCTGGAAATTAA
- the alr gene encoding alanine racemase yields MSKAQETVLEINLNALTHNYTFLRSRLSPNVKFMGVVKAFAYGSDSVEISKKLEEIGADYLAIAYAEEGVTLRNSGVMLPILVLHSQMVSFDTIIDRCLEPAMYSKRILREFILTAEKCGQKNYPVHLKFNTGLNRLGFNESEVAEVLQILKNTDAVKVASIFSHLAASEDLNEREFTSNQIASFTRIASEVDKGLAYKPFKHLANTSGILNFPEAHFDMVRSGIGLYGFGNETQYDEKLVPIATLKTNISQIHEIKANQSVGYNRAFKADTHMTTATLPIGHADGIGRIYGNGKGIVSVHGKAAPIIGNTCMDMIMIDITGIDCAEGDEVILFGPEAKANSFAERAKTISYELITGISQRVKRKIINT; encoded by the coding sequence ATGTCAAAAGCACAAGAAACAGTTCTGGAAATTAATCTAAACGCCTTAACACATAATTATACCTTTTTACGTAGTCGATTAAGTCCAAACGTTAAATTTATGGGTGTTGTAAAGGCTTTTGCCTATGGTAGTGATTCCGTTGAAATTTCTAAAAAATTAGAAGAAATTGGGGCTGATTATTTAGCTATTGCTTATGCTGAGGAAGGTGTTACACTCCGAAATTCAGGTGTTATGCTGCCTATTTTGGTCTTACATTCGCAAATGGTGAGTTTTGATACTATTATTGACCGGTGCTTAGAACCCGCCATGTATTCCAAAAGAATTTTAAGAGAATTTATCCTAACGGCAGAAAAATGCGGACAGAAAAATTATCCAGTACATTTAAAATTTAACACAGGTTTAAACAGGTTGGGTTTTAACGAAAGCGAAGTAGCAGAAGTGCTACAAATCTTAAAAAATACTGATGCCGTAAAAGTAGCTTCCATTTTTTCGCATTTGGCTGCTTCTGAAGATTTAAATGAAAGAGAGTTTACATCAAACCAAATAGCTAGTTTTACCAGAATAGCTAGCGAAGTTGATAAAGGTCTAGCGTATAAACCGTTCAAGCATTTAGCCAATACTTCCGGGATATTAAATTTCCCTGAAGCCCATTTCGATATGGTACGAAGCGGAATTGGCTTGTATGGCTTTGGAAATGAGACCCAATATGATGAAAAACTAGTTCCGATAGCTACCTTAAAAACAAATATTTCTCAAATTCATGAAATTAAAGCCAACCAAAGTGTTGGCTATAACAGAGCTTTTAAAGCCGATACACATATGACTACAGCTACTTTACCTATTGGCCATGCCGATGGTATTGGTAGAATTTATGGAAACGGGAAAGGAATTGTTAGTGTACATGGCAAAGCTGCCCCTATTATTGGCAATACCTGTATGGATATGATCATGATTGATATTACAGGCATAGATTGTGCCGAGGGTGATGAGGTTATCCTTTTTGGACCAGAGGCTAAGGCCAATAGTTTTGCAGAAAGAGCTAAAACCATTTCGTATGAATTAATAACAGGAATATCACAACGTGTTAAAAGAAAAATAATCAATACTTAA
- the mscL gene encoding large conductance mechanosensitive channel protein MscL translates to MLKEFKEFAIKGNLVDIAVAFVMGAAFNKVVASFTAGIVSPLIGLIFKADFKKLKFILEPGTLNDAGEKVGEVALLYGEFLTNIIDFIIVAFVMFMVIKGVTKMKKAKVEAPAAPKGPSQEELLAEIRDLLKK, encoded by the coding sequence ATGTTAAAAGAATTTAAAGAATTTGCAATTAAAGGCAATCTAGTAGATATTGCCGTTGCTTTTGTGATGGGTGCTGCTTTCAATAAAGTAGTTGCCTCTTTTACGGCTGGTATCGTTTCTCCATTAATTGGTTTAATTTTCAAAGCAGACTTTAAAAAATTAAAATTTATTCTTGAACCTGGAACTCTGAATGATGCTGGCGAAAAAGTAGGCGAAGTAGCTTTATTATATGGTGAGTTTTTAACCAATATTATCGACTTTATTATCGTTGCTTTCGTAATGTTTATGGTGATTAAAGGCGTAACAAAAATGAAAAAAGCTAAAGTAGAAGCTCCAGCAGCACCTAAAGGCCCTTCTCAAGAAGAACTATTAGCTGAAATTAGAGATTTATTAAAAAAATAA
- a CDS encoding response regulator, with amino-acid sequence MIPKVYIIDDDLVSQFATLYAVKKNCISFEVVTFDNATEALEIIKKDISSKKYKLTIVLDLVMPIVDGWDFLDQLKAYLLPEVFIKIFILSSFRNSSDREKAKMHPLIQGFFDKPLSQLNAQKILIDAQ; translated from the coding sequence ATGATTCCTAAAGTTTACATTATTGATGATGATTTGGTTTCTCAATTTGCCACATTATATGCCGTAAAAAAAAATTGTATTTCCTTTGAAGTTGTAACTTTCGATAACGCAACGGAAGCATTGGAAATCATTAAAAAAGATATAAGTTCAAAAAAATACAAGCTCACTATCGTTTTAGATTTGGTGATGCCAATAGTTGATGGATGGGATTTTTTAGACCAGCTTAAAGCGTATTTGTTACCGGAGGTTTTTATTAAAATATTTATTCTTTCAAGTTTTCGGAATAGTAGTGATCGTGAAAAGGCAAAAATGCACCCTTTAATTCAAGGATTTTTTGACAAACCACTATCTCAGCTCAATGCGCAAAAAATACTTATCGATGCTCAATAG
- a CDS encoding aspartate-semialdehyde dehydrogenase, with product MKVAVVGATGMVGEVMLKVLAERNFPITELLLVASERSVGKKITYQNKDYTVIGLADAVAAKPEIAIFSAGGDTSLEWAPKFAEAGSTVIDNSSAWRMDPTKKLIVPEINAEQLTKDDKIIANPNCSTIQLVLVLAPLHKKYKMKRVVISTYQSVSGTGLKAVQQLENEIAGIQGEMAYNYPISRNAIPHCDVFLENGYTKEEMKLAREPQKIFNDKTFSVTATAVRIPTAGGHSESVNVEFENDFDLAEVRKLLREASGVIVQDNPDTNTYPMPIYAHDKDDVFVGRIRRDETQRNTLNMWIVADNLRKGAATNAVQIGEYLIANGLV from the coding sequence ATGAAAGTAGCAGTTGTAGGAGCAACCGGAATGGTGGGCGAAGTTATGCTCAAAGTCCTAGCAGAACGTAATTTTCCTATTACAGAATTACTATTGGTAGCTTCTGAACGTTCTGTGGGTAAAAAAATTACCTATCAAAATAAAGACTATACAGTGATTGGTTTAGCCGATGCAGTCGCTGCAAAACCAGAAATAGCTATCTTTTCAGCAGGCGGAGATACCTCTTTAGAATGGGCTCCGAAATTTGCCGAGGCTGGAAGTACGGTGATCGATAATTCTTCAGCCTGGCGCATGGATCCGACAAAAAAGTTGATCGTTCCAGAAATCAATGCTGAACAATTAACCAAAGACGATAAGATTATTGCAAATCCTAATTGTTCTACAATACAATTGGTATTGGTTTTGGCGCCTTTACATAAAAAATATAAAATGAAACGCGTGGTTATTTCTACCTACCAATCTGTATCTGGAACCGGACTTAAAGCGGTGCAACAACTAGAAAATGAAATTGCAGGGATTCAAGGGGAAATGGCGTATAACTACCCCATAAGTAGAAATGCCATTCCACATTGTGATGTTTTCCTAGAAAACGGCTACACCAAAGAAGAAATGAAATTAGCGCGTGAACCACAAAAAATATTTAACGATAAAACCTTCTCGGTAACCGCCACAGCGGTACGGATTCCTACTGCTGGTGGGCACTCTGAATCTGTAAATGTTGAATTTGAAAACGATTTTGATTTGGCAGAAGTCCGTAAATTATTACGTGAAGCTTCAGGGGTTATTGTACAAGATAACCCAGATACCAACACCTACCCAATGCCTATTTATGCCCATGATAAAGATGATGTTTTCGTAGGTAGAATTCGTAGAGATGAAACACAAAGAAATACCTTAAATATGTGGATTGTAGCTGATAATCTAAGAAAAGGTGCAGCGACTAATGCCGTACAAATTGGAGAATATTTAATCGCCAACGGATTAGTTTAA
- a CDS encoding prolyl oligopeptidase family protein encodes MKNLTIMALAALTIVSCDTTPKKEKIIVNYPTTAKVDTVDTYFDIAVNDPFRWLEDDRSTETEAWVKEQNKVTYGYLDNIPFRAALKKRLEKLWNYEKLGSPFKEGEYTYFSKNDGLQNQSVIYRKKGDSEDAEIFLDPNTFSKDGTTSLAGLSFSKDGSLAAYSLSEGGSDWRKVIVMNAASKEIIEDTLVDIKFSGVSWKANDGFYYSSYDKPKGSELSAKTDQHKLYYHKLGTSQKEDELIYGGVAAEKHRYVSGTVSEDGRYLFIYPRISTSGSKLLMRDLSDPNALFVTILGDTSTDSYVVENVGSKLFIMTNKDAPNQKVVTVDAKNPTPENWVDFIPETNNVLSIGTGGGYFFAEYMVDAISKVLQYDYDGKLVREVKLPGVGSAGGFGGKKEDKEFYFSFTNYSTPGSSYKYNVETGEYVQYWKPNIDFNPSDYESKQVFYTSKDGTKVPMMITYKKGLALNGKNPTILYGYGGFNVSLTPSFSITNAIWMEQGGVYAVPNLRGGGEYGKKWHDAGTKTQKQNVFDDFIAAAEYLIKEKYTSSDHLAIKGGSNGGLLVGATMTQRPDLMKVALPAVGVLDMLRYHTFTAGAGWAYDYGTAEDSKEMFEYIKAYSPIHNVKEGMAYPATMITTGDHDDRVVPAHSFKFAAALQEKQIGDNPTLIRIDVNAGHGAGKSTEAIINEQVDVMAFTLFNMGYDALPNQAVLKEFKE; translated from the coding sequence ATGAAAAACCTAACAATTATGGCACTTGCAGCATTGACAATTGTAAGTTGTGATACAACTCCTAAAAAAGAAAAAATTATTGTGAATTATCCTACAACTGCAAAAGTTGACACTGTTGATACTTATTTTGATATCGCTGTCAATGACCCTTTTAGATGGCTTGAAGATGATAGAAGTACCGAAACTGAAGCTTGGGTAAAAGAGCAAAATAAGGTTACTTACGGCTATTTAGACAATATTCCATTTCGGGCAGCTCTTAAAAAAAGATTGGAAAAATTATGGAATTATGAAAAACTAGGTTCGCCTTTTAAAGAAGGCGAGTACACTTATTTTTCTAAAAACGACGGCCTTCAAAATCAATCAGTCATCTATCGTAAAAAAGGGGATAGTGAAGATGCTGAAATTTTTCTTGACCCAAATACCTTTTCAAAAGATGGCACTACGTCTTTAGCGGGTTTAAGTTTTTCTAAAGATGGCTCTCTTGCTGCGTATTCTCTTTCTGAAGGTGGCAGCGATTGGCGAAAAGTGATTGTAATGAATGCAGCCAGTAAAGAAATAATTGAAGACACGCTTGTTGATATAAAATTTTCTGGTGTTTCCTGGAAAGCGAATGACGGTTTTTATTATTCTAGTTATGATAAACCGAAAGGAAGCGAGCTTTCTGCTAAAACAGATCAACATAAATTATACTACCATAAATTAGGTACTTCTCAAAAAGAGGATGAATTAATTTATGGCGGTGTTGCTGCTGAAAAACATCGTTATGTAAGTGGTACTGTTTCGGAAGATGGTCGTTATTTGTTTATATATCCAAGAATATCTACCTCAGGTAGTAAACTTTTAATGCGTGATTTATCTGATCCAAATGCACTTTTTGTAACAATTTTAGGCGACACTTCTACCGATAGTTATGTGGTTGAAAATGTAGGTTCAAAATTGTTTATAATGACCAACAAAGACGCACCCAACCAAAAAGTAGTCACCGTGGATGCTAAAAACCCAACACCAGAAAATTGGGTAGATTTTATTCCCGAAACCAATAATGTCCTTTCCATAGGAACAGGGGGTGGTTATTTTTTTGCTGAGTATATGGTTGATGCTATCTCAAAAGTTTTACAGTATGATTATGATGGCAAACTAGTTCGAGAAGTAAAACTACCTGGTGTAGGTTCCGCTGGAGGTTTTGGCGGTAAAAAAGAAGATAAAGAATTTTATTTTTCATTTACCAATTACAGCACCCCTGGTTCATCGTATAAATATAATGTTGAAACTGGCGAATATGTACAGTATTGGAAACCTAATATTGATTTTAACCCTTCGGATTACGAGTCGAAACAAGTATTTTATACCTCAAAAGACGGTACCAAAGTGCCCATGATGATTACGTACAAAAAAGGCTTAGCATTAAATGGTAAAAACCCCACGATACTTTACGGGTATGGTGGATTTAATGTCAGCCTAACCCCATCATTTAGTATCACAAATGCCATTTGGATGGAACAAGGTGGGGTCTATGCCGTTCCAAATTTACGCGGTGGTGGTGAATATGGTAAAAAATGGCATGATGCAGGCACTAAAACTCAAAAACAAAATGTGTTCGACGATTTTATAGCAGCTGCTGAATATCTCATCAAAGAAAAATATACCTCATCAGATCATTTAGCCATCAAAGGAGGTTCAAATGGTGGTTTATTAGTTGGTGCAACCATGACACAACGTCCAGATTTAATGAAAGTAGCACTACCTGCTGTAGGCGTTTTAGATATGTTGCGCTACCATACCTTTACCGCAGGAGCTGGATGGGCTTATGATTACGGTACAGCCGAAGATAGTAAAGAAATGTTTGAGTACATTAAAGCGTATTCGCCTATTCATAATGTAAAAGAAGGCATGGCATACCCTGCAACAATGATCACTACTGGCGATCATGATGATCGTGTTGTACCAGCGCATAGTTTTAAATTTGCCGCTGCACTTCAGGAAAAACAAATCGGAGACAACCCAACCTTAATAAGAATTGATGTAAATGCTGGTCACGGTGCTGGAAAGTCAACCGAAGCCATAATTAACGAACAAGTAGATGTAATGGCATTTACCTTGTTTAATATGGGATACGATGCATTGCCGAACCAAGCTGTATTAAAAGAGTTTAAGGAGTAA
- a CDS encoding ABC transporter ATP-binding protein, with the protein MLQVSRLSFSYGASPILSNINFKVTKGAHISIIGESGCGKSTLLKLLYGILQPNEGAIFWGEHKILGPDFKLVPGEVFIKYLSQDFDLMPFISVEENVSQFLSVFYPEELEKRTYELLEMIEMTSFAKTKVKYLSGGQQQRVALARVLAQKPELILLDEPFSHIDHARKNNLRRRLFEYLKKEEITCIVASHDTNDILSFADEVIVLKDNHIIAKDTPETLYHFPKKKYIASLFGDVNEIAIEKLKPYATIDKSVLLYPSELSISDKNGLKISVQKSYFKGSYYLIEGALNATETILFNSEKPYETNTIVYLNVALEIINNRLKN; encoded by the coding sequence ATGTTACAGGTCTCAAGGCTTTCTTTTTCGTACGGTGCATCACCCATTCTTTCGAATATCAATTTTAAAGTAACTAAAGGAGCACATATTTCTATAATTGGGGAAAGTGGCTGTGGTAAAAGCACTTTACTCAAGTTACTATACGGAATTCTTCAGCCTAATGAAGGTGCTATATTTTGGGGAGAACACAAGATTTTAGGTCCAGATTTTAAATTAGTGCCTGGAGAAGTATTTATAAAATATTTATCTCAAGATTTTGATTTAATGCCCTTTATTTCGGTAGAGGAAAATGTAAGTCAGTTTTTATCAGTATTTTACCCTGAGGAACTCGAAAAACGAACCTACGAGCTATTAGAAATGATAGAAATGACCTCTTTTGCAAAAACCAAGGTTAAGTATTTAAGTGGAGGACAACAACAAAGAGTTGCACTAGCTAGGGTTTTAGCTCAAAAACCCGAACTCATACTTTTAGACGAACCTTTTAGCCACATTGATCATGCTAGAAAAAATAATTTAAGGCGAAGACTTTTCGAATATTTAAAAAAGGAAGAAATTACATGTATTGTTGCTTCTCACGACACTAACGATATACTCTCGTTCGCAGATGAAGTTATCGTCCTTAAGGATAACCATATTATAGCTAAAGATACGCCTGAAACATTGTACCATTTTCCGAAAAAAAAGTATATCGCCTCCTTATTTGGCGATGTCAATGAAATTGCTATTGAAAAACTAAAGCCCTATGCTACTATTGATAAATCAGTATTGTTATACCCCTCTGAATTAAGTATTTCAGATAAAAACGGACTCAAAATAAGTGTACAAAAATCGTACTTTAAAGGATCTTATTATTTAATAGAAGGGGCCTTGAATGCTACAGAAACTATTCTATTTAATTCAGAAAAACCATATGAAACAAACACCATCGTGTATTTAAATGTCGCTTTAGAAATTATAAATAATAGGCTAAAAAACTAA
- the arfB gene encoding alternative ribosome rescue aminoacyl-tRNA hydrolase ArfB, giving the protein MNKENIIQELQFKAIRSSGAGGQHVNKVATKIALVFDVPNSKSLNDSEKEKIGLKLKNRLTKDNILWLQCDESRSQFRNKELAIKRFFKLLENTFKEPKKRKATKPSKSAIEKRLKSKKKSAEKKVNRNKPEW; this is encoded by the coding sequence GTGAACAAGGAGAACATTATTCAAGAGTTACAGTTTAAAGCAATTCGTAGCAGTGGTGCAGGCGGTCAGCATGTAAATAAGGTTGCTACCAAAATAGCACTTGTTTTTGATGTTCCTAATTCTAAAAGTTTAAACGATAGCGAAAAAGAAAAGATAGGGTTAAAATTAAAAAACAGACTCACGAAAGATAATATTTTATGGTTGCAATGTGATGAAAGCAGAAGTCAGTTTCGGAATAAAGAATTAGCCATTAAGCGTTTTTTTAAATTACTAGAAAACACTTTCAAAGAACCTAAGAAGCGCAAGGCGACAAAACCTAGTAAATCTGCAATTGAAAAAAGATTAAAATCAAAAAAGAAGTCGGCAGAAAAAAAAGTAAACAGAAATAAACCTGAATGGTAA
- a CDS encoding DUF3124 domain-containing protein: MKNHLPILLLSSLLILNSCGEKEEEKAKKNLDWSTRVLTHKLSDSLLSGSTYLSIYSQIYSETEHLTHDLTATVSIRNTSRTDTIYITKADYFDTKGQYIRHYIDKTIYLNPLETTAIVISERDKEGGTGANFIFDWKVKNNTPEPLFEGIMISTSGSQGLSFTTQGKRIE, translated from the coding sequence ATGAAAAATCACCTTCCCATACTACTTTTAAGCAGCCTATTAATCTTAAATTCTTGCGGAGAAAAAGAAGAAGAAAAGGCCAAAAAAAACCTTGATTGGAGCACAAGAGTATTGACCCATAAGCTATCTGATAGTCTACTTAGCGGAAGTACCTATTTATCTATTTATTCTCAAATATACAGTGAAACAGAACATTTAACACACGATTTAACCGCAACTGTAAGTATTAGAAATACGAGTAGAACAGATACTATATATATTACAAAAGCTGATTATTTCGATACTAAAGGGCAATATATTAGGCATTATATTGATAAAACTATCTATTTAAATCCTTTAGAAACTACTGCAATAGTCATTAGCGAGAGAGATAAAGAAGGAGGTACTGGTGCTAATTTTATCTTTGATTGGAAAGTAAAAAACAATACGCCAGAACCGCTTTTTGAGGGTATCATGATTTCTACTTCAGGGTCTCAAGGTTTATCTTTCACTACACAAGGCAAAAGAATAGAATAA
- a CDS encoding FKBP-type peptidyl-prolyl cis-trans isomerase — MKYCLLFVCLLLSISSCSEDKENQTIKDYSAQNELEIQAYVAENNLMATRSNSGLYYVIDNPGTGQQPVSNSRVTVIYKGYYLNGKVFDDSNGDGVTFGLNQVIPGWTEGITYFKEGGSGTLIVPSQLGYGSLDYRGIPGGSVLIFDITLSSVN, encoded by the coding sequence ATGAAATATTGTTTACTTTTTGTGTGCCTTTTATTAAGTATAAGTTCTTGTAGTGAGGACAAAGAAAACCAAACCATTAAAGATTATTCCGCACAAAACGAGCTAGAAATACAAGCCTATGTAGCAGAAAATAATTTAATGGCTACCAGAAGCAATAGTGGCTTATATTATGTCATTGACAATCCTGGCACAGGGCAACAACCTGTTAGCAATTCAAGAGTCACGGTCATTTATAAAGGATACTATCTGAACGGAAAAGTGTTTGATGATAGTAATGGCGATGGCGTAACTTTTGGTTTAAACCAAGTGATTCCAGGTTGGACAGAAGGTATTACCTATTTTAAAGAAGGAGGTAGCGGAACCCTTATTGTTCCTTCGCAGTTAGGATATGGTAGTTTAGATTATAGAGGAATTCCTGGAGGCTCTGTCTTAATTTTTGATATTACCTTGAGTAGTGTAAACTAG
- a CDS encoding 3-oxoacyl-ACP synthase codes for MEQNLKSQLFAFCRSFADSRIARILTAIADLNEALDDETKSSSGDKHETGRAMLQLDIEKSGVQLAEAQKMAKVLEFVNIKTKSDYVGLGNLVKTTKANYFLAISAGEFKADGLSVYCISSETPIGQLLFGKEVGATVRFNENEIKITEIL; via the coding sequence ATGGAACAAAATCTTAAAAGCCAATTGTTTGCTTTCTGTAGGTCTTTTGCAGACAGCAGAATAGCTAGAATTTTAACGGCTATTGCAGATTTAAACGAGGCTCTTGATGATGAAACTAAAAGTAGCTCAGGTGATAAACATGAAACAGGTCGTGCCATGCTACAACTAGACATTGAAAAATCAGGGGTACAATTGGCTGAGGCTCAAAAAATGGCTAAAGTGCTTGAATTTGTGAATATAAAAACAAAGTCAGATTATGTGGGCTTGGGTAATTTGGTAAAAACAACAAAGGCGAATTATTTCTTAGCTATTTCGGCAGGGGAATTTAAAGCAGATGGGTTATCTGTGTATTGTATTTCTTCTGAAACCCCAATTGGGCAACTGTTATTTGGAAAGGAAGTAGGAGCTACTGTTAGGTTTAATGAAAACGAAATAAAAATTACGGAAATTCTATAA